The DNA region TCATGGTGTGCCAGGGGCTTCATCCCGCAAAGTGAAGGGCGATGAGTGAGCAGAAAACAGTCGCGATCGTGGGCGGCAGCGGGTACGCGGGCGGGGAGTTCCTGCGCCTGGCGCTGAACCACCCGAACCTGAAGGTCACGCAGGTGACCAGTGAACGCAGTGCGGGCCTGCCCGTCACCATGGTCCACCCCAACCTGCGCAGCCGGTCCAACCTGAAGTTCACGAAGATGGCCGAGTTGCAGGACGCGGACATCGTGGTGCTGGCCCTGCCGCATGGCAGCGCGGCCAAGCGCATCGCGGAGTTCGAGGCTCGGGGCCGGGTGATCGTGGATCTGTCCGCCGACTTCCGCCTGAAGGACCCCGAGGTGTACCGGGCCACGTACGGCGAGGACCACCCCGCGCCGGACAAACTGGGCGAGTGGGTGTACGGCAACCCGGAACTGCACCGCGCGGAGCTGAGGGACGCCACGCGCATCGCCTGCGCCGGCTGCTTCGCGACCAGCGTGATCCTGGCCCTGTACCCGCTGCTGAAACTGGGGGTGCTGTTGCCCAAGGACATCATCGCCACGGGCCTGGTGGGGTCCAGTGCGGCCGGGGCGAGCAGCAGTGACGCCTCGCACCACCCGGAACGCGCCGGGAGTCTGAGGGTGTACAAGCCGATCGGGCACCGCCACACCGCCGAGGCGCAGCAGGAACTGCCGGGGAACTTCCCCCTGCACCTCACGGCCATCAGCACGCCCCGCGTGCGCGGCATCCTGACCACCATCCAGGCCTGGATTCCGGACGGGTACAGCGACCGGGACGTGTGGAGCGCCTACCGCGAGGTGTACGGGCAGGAGCCGTTCATCCGGATCGTGAAGGTCGCCAAGGGCATTCACCGCTACCCGGACCCGATGCTGCTGGACGGCACGAACTTCTGCGACCTGGGCTTCGAGATGGACAACGACACCGGCCGCGTGGTCCTGATGAGCGCCATCGACAACCTCGGGAAGGGCACCGCCGGGCACGCCCTCCAGAGCCTGAACATCGCGCACGGGTGGGAGGAGACGCTGGGCCTGGAGTTCACGGGCCTGCATCCCGTCTGAGGCCAGGGGGCCAGGGGAGGGCCAGGGGCTGAACGGCTGCCCCTGGCCCTCCCGCCTGCTCAGTTCTCGGGGCTGTCCGGCGCCGCCCGGTAGCCGCCTTTCGGGTGCGGTACGAGACGCCCGAAGGGGTGCTGCGGGTCGTGGGGCGTGCAGATCAGGGCGTTCCTCTCGTGCCATTCGGGGAAGTGCTGCTTGCGCTGCTCCACGTTCGTGACGGGGTACAGGTCGTAGCCGATCACCCAGGCGGTGGGGGCGTGCGCCAGGGTGGTGAGCAGGTCGGCGGTGTACACCAGCGTCTCGCCGCCCCGTTCCAGCATCACGCCCTGCTGGCCGAGGTTGTGGCCGGGCAGCGGGATCACTTTCAGGCCGGGGCGGAGTTCCGTCTCGCCGTCCACCACGTCGAACAGGCCCGCGTCGGCGATGGGCTCGTAGTAGGCGGGGATGTAGCTGGCGCGGCTGCGTTCGTGGGGGTGGCGGGCGTCGTGCAGTTCCTGCTTCTGCACCACGTACCGGGCGTTCGGGAAGGTGGGTTCGCCCAGCGCGGTGACGTTGCGGCCCGCGTGATCGAAGTGCAGGTGGGTGTTGATGACGAGGTGGATGTCATCCGGAGTGAGGCCCTCGCGGTCCAGGCCGCGGAAGATCGTCTCATCGCGGTCCACGGCGTAAATGTGCTCGAACTTCTCGCCACCCTGGTCCCAGAAGCCGGTCTCGATCAGGATGTTCTCGCCGTTCAGGCGGATCAGCAGGGGGTTGATGCGGAGCTGGATGCGGTTCTCGTCGTCGGGTGGGGCGACTTTCTCCCACAGGACGCGGGGGACGACGCCGAACATGGCGCCGCCGTCCAGGCGGAACTGGCCGTCCGTGAGGCTGATGACTTCGGCGTCGCCGACCGTGCGCTTGTGAATCCAGGCCATGCCGCCCAGCCTAACGGACGTTCGTTCCCGTTCGCGCGGGAGCGTGGGTTCAGCGGGCGACGAGGTCCGCGTACTCCGGGTGGTCCGCCACGAACTGCGCCGCGAACGAGCACTGCGGGTTCGCCCGGAGGCCCTGCGAGCGGACATCGTTCAGCGCGAACTCCATCACCTGCGCGGCATACCCCTGCCCCTGGTGGGCCGGGGCGGTCTCGGTGTGGTTCAGGACCACCGTGCCGCCGCTCTGGGCGTAGGCGGCCAGGGCGACCAGTTCGCCGTTCAGGTACAGTTCGTACTGCCGGCGCTCCGCGTTGTGGTGCAGGGTGGGCTGCGAGGACTCGGTCATCCGCCGAGCGTAGAGGCGCGGGGCCACCCGGCGTCAGGGCTCCGGCTTCACCAGACTTCAACACCCGGGATTTCGCCACGCGGGGCGGGCGTCAGAGCCGGGCGTCCGGGTGGGCGTCACTCTCCTGCACCAGCAGCCACAGGCGCCGGCCCGTCTCGGCGGCGCGGGCCTGGGCGTCCAGCAGCACCGTTTCCAGGTCGGCGGCCAGCCGGGCGTGCTTGCGGCGGAAGTACGGGTAGTCGCAGAGCACCAGCGCCAGGTCCCGCGGGAACTGCCCGGGGTCGGTCAGCACGTCGAACAGCGCGTCCCAGTTGCGGCCGAAGTGGTCGGTGAGCGCCAGGCCGCCCAGGAACGCCATCATCAGGCCTTCCTTGTGGTGCACGCCGGTGAACGCTACCTCCCGCACGGCCACGCGGTGCCCGGCGGCCAGCATGCGCAGCTCGTGCGGCGCGCGTTGCAGGCCCTCCGGGGGCCCGTTGAAGATCTGGATCATGGCCGGTCTCCTGCGCCCTGAATGCGGCGGAACGACGCGTAGTGGTCGGCGGTGTAGTAGCACTCGTCCAGGCGGGTGGCCGGCTGACCGCCGCACACGATCCGCCGGGCGCCCCGGTCCCGCTCGCCGGGCGTGCGGACGGTGTACTCGCGGTAGTACCCGCGCGCCTGCAACGGCAGGAGCCGCTCGCGGTTGCCGAAGGTCGAGCCGTCCTGCGCGTACGTGAACGGGCCGCCCTGGCCGATGCGGTCCAGCACGCCGGTCGCCTCGCGCGGCAGGGCGCTGCGGGCCACCCAGCCCAGCCCGCTGTGCGGGTCGCGGGCCGCCGCCGTGGGGGCGGGGGTGCCCGTGGAGGGGGAGACGCCGGGTTTCTGGCAGGCGCCCAGGGTCAGGGTGCACAGCAGGGCAAGGAGGACGGGCCGGACGGTCACGTCTCGGAGTGTACGCCCGGCCCGCCACCCGGGCCTTCGGGGCTCCTTGACGTTCCGGGGCTCCCGGCGCGGGCGTCCAGCCACGCCAGCACGTCCGGGAGGAGCGTCTGGAGGCCCTTGTACCCCACCTGCTCGGGCGTCATGGACCGCAGCGCCTGCGCCAGCCGCACCGCGTGCTTCGGCGTCTGCACGGCCTGCGTCAGGGGCGTGGTGTACGGACGGATGGTGAACAGCGCCCCGCCCGCCGCTGGGAAACCGGTCAGCGTCTGCCGCTCCACGCGCAGGAACGCGCCGTCCGGGTGGAAGCGGGTGGCGGCGTGCCGGTCGGCATCCGGCGGGGAGGCCGGGTGGTGGTCCAGGCGGTCGCCCATGCTGAGCCCCCACGCGAAGCGGATGAAAGGCCCCCGGGTGATCACGGCGTCCACCAGCCGGGGCGCGGTGGCGTTCATAGGGCCGCTCCCGGCGACCGGGGCGTGCACCGCCACAAAATCCCGCCCGAGCTTGTCGCGGGGGTCCCAGTGCTGCGGGGACAGCACGTGCGTGGCCGCCAGCCAGTCCCCGCCGTCCCCGCGGGCGATCACGGCGAGGTCCTCCGGAGCGTTCAGGCCCAGGAAGTCCAGGGAGCCCACCGGGGTGAGGTTCTCGACCAGGGCGGCGTGCGGCGCCGCGAACCGTTCCAGGTGCTCGATGCCGCCCCAGCGGAGGTCCAGGCGGGCCGCCCAGCCCAGCTGGTCGTTGCGGAAGGTCTGGCCGTCCCAGTGCAGCGCGCCCGCGCTGTCCTCGGCGAGCGTGCGGGCCACGTGGGTCAGGGCGGCCTCGCGCAGCTCGGGCGTCAGGCCGGCCTCACCGGCGTACTCGTGCAGCGCGCGGCGGTGCGCGGCCGCCTTGCTGCGGACAAAGCGGGGGTACTCGCGGTCCAGCGCGAAGGTGTGCGTCTCCCCTGCCCCGTCCTGCCGCCAGGGAATCGGCTGACCGAAGCGGAACAGGCCGGCCGACACCTCGTACCGGCCGTTCAGGAAGGGCCGGTACACGGCCGGGGCGCCCTCGGACATGGTGCATTCTGGCATTCTGCGCGGCAGGACAACGGGCCGCGCGCAGGCGGCCCGGAGGCGGCGCGGCGCAGCCTCAGCCGAGGCTGCCGTTGCTCATGACGCCGGTGGCGACCAGCACCAGGATCAGGGCGCCCACCAGGACGCGGTACACGGCGAAGCCCTTGAAGTTGTTGGTGGACACGAACTTCAGCAGCCACCCGATCGCCAGGTACGCCACCACGAAGCTCACGCCAGCGCCCAGCAGCACATTGACCAGCCCGATCTCCCCGAAGATGATCTCGCGGTCCTGAATGAGGTTCAGCAGGGCCGCGCCGCCCAGCGTGGGCACGCCCAGGTAGAAGCTGAACTTCGTGGCGGTCGGGCGGTCCAGACCCAGGGCCATGCCGCCCAGAATGCTGCTGGCGCTGCGGGAGAACCCGGGCCACAGCAGGGCCAGGCACTGCAACGCGCCGATCATCAGGGCCTTGGGCAGGCCGATGCCTTCGATGGCGTGCACATCCGGCTGCACGCGGCGGTTCTCGATCAGCCACATCAGCACGCCGCCCACGATCAGCGCCCAGGCGACCACGCTGGGTTTGAACAGCACCTCCTGAATCCGGTCACCCAGCAGAAGGCCCAGGATCACGGCGGGAATCGTGGCGACCAGCACGCCGCTCCACAGCTGCTGCTGGGTGCGGTCGGTGCCGACGTCCCTGAGTTTCAGGAAGTCCCGCCAGTAGTACACCAGCACGCTCAGGATCGCGCCGCCCTGAATGACGACCTCGAAGGCGTCCTTGACTTCCTTCGTCCACGGGACGCCCATCAGGTTCCCGGTCAGGATCAGGTGACCGGTGGAGCTGATGGGAAGGAATTCCGTGATGCCCTCGACGATTCCGTAAATGATGGCGTACACCCAGTCCATATCCGGGAGAGCCTAACACTTCCCTGCCAATGCCCGGGTCGTCCGAAAGGTGCAGCGCGGGGCGCGTCGGGTGCACACTGCGGGGGCATGACCCCCGAGACTGCCCCCCTGCCCTTTGCGGAGTTCCTGACCCGCTGGGGCCTCACCCCGGACGGCCCGGCCCGCCGCACGCCGGGCAGCGACCTGCTGCCGGTGCGCTGGCAGGGACGCGCGGCCATGCTGAAGCTCGCCCGGAC from Deinococcus ficus includes:
- the argC gene encoding N-acetyl-gamma-glutamyl-phosphate reductase — encoded protein: MSEQKTVAIVGGSGYAGGEFLRLALNHPNLKVTQVTSERSAGLPVTMVHPNLRSRSNLKFTKMAELQDADIVVLALPHGSAAKRIAEFEARGRVIVDLSADFRLKDPEVYRATYGEDHPAPDKLGEWVYGNPELHRAELRDATRIACAGCFATSVILALYPLLKLGVLLPKDIIATGLVGSSAAGASSSDASHHPERAGSLRVYKPIGHRHTAEAQQELPGNFPLHLTAISTPRVRGILTTIQAWIPDGYSDRDVWSAYREVYGQEPFIRIVKVAKGIHRYPDPMLLDGTNFCDLGFEMDNDTGRVVLMSAIDNLGKGTAGHALQSLNIAHGWEETLGLEFTGLHPV
- a CDS encoding MBL fold metallo-hydrolase, translating into MAWIHKRTVGDAEVISLTDGQFRLDGGAMFGVVPRVLWEKVAPPDDENRIQLRINPLLIRLNGENILIETGFWDQGGEKFEHIYAVDRDETIFRGLDREGLTPDDIHLVINTHLHFDHAGRNVTALGEPTFPNARYVVQKQELHDARHPHERSRASYIPAYYEPIADAGLFDVVDGETELRPGLKVIPLPGHNLGQQGVMLERGGETLVYTADLLTTLAHAPTAWVIGYDLYPVTNVEQRKQHFPEWHERNALICTPHDPQHPFGRLVPHPKGGYRAAPDSPEN
- a CDS encoding GNAT family N-acetyltransferase, which translates into the protein MTESSQPTLHHNAERRQYELYLNGELVALAAYAQSGGTVVLNHTETAPAHQGQGYAAQVMEFALNDVRSQGLRANPQCSFAAQFVADHPEYADLVAR
- a CDS encoding barstar family protein — its product is MIQIFNGPPEGLQRAPHELRMLAAGHRVAVREVAFTGVHHKEGLMMAFLGGLALTDHFGRNWDALFDVLTDPGQFPRDLALVLCDYPYFRRKHARLAADLETVLLDAQARAAETGRRLWLLVQESDAHPDARL
- a CDS encoding ribonuclease domain-containing protein, which produces MTVRPVLLALLCTLTLGACQKPGVSPSTGTPAPTAAARDPHSGLGWVARSALPREATGVLDRIGQGGPFTYAQDGSTFGNRERLLPLQARGYYREYTVRTPGERDRGARRIVCGGQPATRLDECYYTADHYASFRRIQGAGDRP
- a CDS encoding heme-dependent oxidative N-demethylase subunit alpha family protein, which encodes MSEGAPAVYRPFLNGRYEVSAGLFRFGQPIPWRQDGAGETHTFALDREYPRFVRSKAAAHRRALHEYAGEAGLTPELREAALTHVARTLAEDSAGALHWDGQTFRNDQLGWAARLDLRWGGIEHLERFAAPHAALVENLTPVGSLDFLGLNAPEDLAVIARGDGGDWLAATHVLSPQHWDPRDKLGRDFVAVHAPVAGSGPMNATAPRLVDAVITRGPFIRFAWGLSMGDRLDHHPASPPDADRHAATRFHPDGAFLRVERQTLTGFPAAGGALFTIRPYTTPLTQAVQTPKHAVRLAQALRSMTPEQVGYKGLQTLLPDVLAWLDARAGSPGTSRSPEGPGGGPGVHSET
- a CDS encoding undecaprenyl-diphosphate phosphatase, which gives rise to MDWVYAIIYGIVEGITEFLPISSTGHLILTGNLMGVPWTKEVKDAFEVVIQGGAILSVLVYYWRDFLKLRDVGTDRTQQQLWSGVLVATIPAVILGLLLGDRIQEVLFKPSVVAWALIVGGVLMWLIENRRVQPDVHAIEGIGLPKALMIGALQCLALLWPGFSRSASSILGGMALGLDRPTATKFSFYLGVPTLGGAALLNLIQDREIIFGEIGLVNVLLGAGVSFVVAYLAIGWLLKFVSTNNFKGFAVYRVLVGALILVLVATGVMSNGSLG